In Planctomycetota bacterium, the genomic stretch CTCGCTGGGGCAGAACCAGCTTTCGCCGCTCTCCAGGTAGCCGTCGACGAACAGCTGTCCGAGCCACCGTGGCCGCTCGTCGGGCTCGACGAACCCGCCGCCGAACGTCGTGTTGCGACTGGCGACGTAGTTGAACTGCTTCCAGCCGCGCGTGTAGCCCAGCGGGACGAAGAGGTCGTGGTCGTTGGCGTACAGCACCAGCGTCTGATGGCCCGATCGCAGGTTCGCCAGGCAGACCGTCTTTTGAGCCGACGCCCGAGCTCGCGACAGCGTCGGCAGCAGGATGCCCACCAGCAGGGCGATGATCCCAATCACCACCAGTAGCTCGACCAGCGTGAAGGCTCGGGCGTGACGGATCACGTCTACATCATTGTGCGATCAGGCGCGTCGCAAAGAGAAATCGCGATTTCGAATGGTTAGCGGTGAGCGCTAGCGAGCCTGTTCGGTTCGCAGAGGGCTCTCTGACGCTCACCGCTTAGCGAGAAGATCGCGTCATCACACCGTCGCAGCTGGTAGCGGGGCGTTGGGTGCGACGAAGCTGTCACCCGTCTTGGCGTCGATCTGCTCCTTCAGCGGAACGAGCATCTCGATGATCCGCTCCAGCACGCGAATCTGACTCTGCGTCGCGTCGATCTCGACGACCAAGTCGTCGTCGTAGTGGTCCAGCAGCGGCCGCGTCGTCTCTTCGTAGACCCGCATGCGACGGCGAATCACGTCGTCCTTCGCGTCGTCGACGCGGTTTTCCTTGAACGCACGACGCTTGAGCCGCTCGACCATCTTCTCGAAGTCGGCCTTGAGGTGGATGATGCGGACAACCTCGATCGTGTCCTCCAGCAGCTTGGCCTGGCGGACGCTGCGGGGCACGCCGTCGAGAATGAGCAGCTCGGTCTCCGGGTGGAACTGGTTGATCATCTCCATGCCACGGATGAACTGCCGCCACACGTCGATCGTGAATTCGTCGGGTACGAGCTCGCCGTGACTGGCGTACTCCCAGAAGACCCGGCCGGCGTGCGACTGGAGGTCGAGGCTGCGGAAGATGTCGCCGGTGGCCGAGTGGAAAAAGCCGGGGATGGCCGAGAGGATTCGGCCCTGGGTACCTTTGCCCGATCCGGGTGGGCCGAACAGCAGGATCGCCTTGTACGGCTCGGCCGGCGGTGGGACGGGGTCCTCAAGCACGTGACCGTTCGCAACGCCGTTGGTCTGCCCGTTGTCCATCGCGCCGAAGATACCACGTCCGCCCGCTCAGGCCACCGCCGACGTTGGCGCGGTTGCCTTCAAAACCGCGTTCAACTCCTCCGTGGTCGATAGCGGCCCGTCGAGGTCGTAGCCGAAGACCTCCGCGTCTCGCCCGATAAGTTCGTCTGCCAGACGCCGCGTCTCGGGATTGGCAAACGCGTCCGCGAAGGGCTTGGGCGGCCGCTCTTCGGCAGGCAGCGTCGCATCGACGCTGATCCGTTCGCAAACGTGGGCGAAGTCGGACGACAACGTCTCGAACCGGCCGACGAAGTCGACCAGGCATCGCCCGTCGCGATCCAGCAGGGCCGACGACTGCGTCCGCTTGTCGCGGCGGTGTTCCCAGGCGACGTAGGCGTCGAAGCTGCCGAGCCTGGTCACCGTCTCGTGGTGGTGATGCCGCATCTCACGAAGCATGAAGTGGTACTGACTCAGAAGACGCGCGTAGGGATTTCGCACGAACGCGAACTTGAACAGGCCGTCCCAAACATGCGTCGGCAGGTGTCGCTTGGCGGTGGCGGCGGTGGCGTGGATGCGGAAGCGTCGCCAGCGATGCGGGCCGAGGTAGTTGACGTGGATGCCGATCTTGTCGAGCCACTTCGCAGGCGTCGTGACCTCCGGCCGATGGGCGTACGGCTCCAGTGCCCGCGCGACGTTCGTCCCGGCCGTCTTGCCGACGTGGATGAAGAGAAACTGCTTCTCGTACGACAGGATCATGCGATTCGCCGGCGGCGACGTTACGCGAGGGAACGCGAGACGATGTCGCCCGCGTCGACGTGTCGCGACCAGTCGATGCGGTCGTTGCGGAGCTTGGGCTTCGGGTGGTCCATCGGATAGAGCAGCCGTGGCGACCACGATCGGCCGTCGGTGTCGCGTGGCGTGACCACGCGATCCCGATGGCCCCACGGCGCGACGCGCTCCGGGTCGGCAGCCGTGAAGACGGTGACGACCTTCGGCACGCCCACTGCGGCTGCGACGTGGGCGAGGCCCGAGTCGACCCCAACGAACAGCTCCGCCTGAGCCAGCACCGCGGCCGACGTGCCGAGCGTGCCCGTCAACGGCAACACCGGCGGCGACGATCGGCAGAGATCCGCCACGCGTCGGCCGTCGCCCTGTTCGTCGGGCCCTTCGATCAGCGTGCACGCGACGCCGCGATCGGCGAGCTGGTCGACGACTGCGGCCCAAGTCGCGTCGGGCAGACGCTTCGCTCGACCGACGACCGTGTCCGCGCAACCGACCTGCACGACCGCGGGCGTCTGCAGTGCCGTCGCCTGCTTGCGCTCTGAATCTCGAATCGGAAAAACCGGATCCAACTCTGGTCGCTGCGACCCTGCGGGTTGCAGTCCGTCGACCAATGCGA encodes the following:
- a CDS encoding nucleoside monophosphate kinase, producing the protein MDNGQTNGVANGHVLEDPVPPPAEPYKAILLFGPPGSGKGTQGRILSAIPGFFHSATGDIFRSLDLQSHAGRVFWEYASHGELVPDEFTIDVWRQFIRGMEMINQFHPETELLILDGVPRSVRQAKLLEDTIEVVRIIHLKADFEKMVERLKRRAFKENRVDDAKDDVIRRRMRVYEETTRPLLDHYDDDLVVEIDATQSQIRVLERIIEMLVPLKEQIDAKTGDSFVAPNAPLPAATV
- a CDS encoding sulfotransferase family 2 domain-containing protein — translated: MILSYEKQFLFIHVGKTAGTNVARALEPYAHRPEVTTPAKWLDKIGIHVNYLGPHRWRRFRIHATAATAKRHLPTHVWDGLFKFAFVRNPYARLLSQYHFMLREMRHHHHETVTRLGSFDAYVAWEHRRDKRTQSSALLDRDGRCLVDFVGRFETLSSDFAHVCERISVDATLPAEERPPKPFADAFANPETRRLADELIGRDAEVFGYDLDGPLSTTEELNAVLKATAPTSAVA
- a CDS encoding glycosyltransferase family 9 protein, with the protein product MKIVVPVMAGIGNAVMTVPMVRRLGAGHQVVVEASSAVIGEVFDRLDEVANVVVLPASLRERLRVHRGLRGDWYVVPFPSNRWEYTALAATSRCANVLIHDYPTGAMRTGRRLLGATRVPAQRGIHDVEQNLALVDGLQPAGSQRPELDPVFPIRDSERKQATALQTPAVVQVGCADTVVGRAKRLPDATWAAVVDQLADRGVACTLIEGPDEQGDGRRVADLCRSSPPVLPLTGTLGTSAAVLAQAELFVGVDSGLAHVAAAVGVPKVVTVFTAADPERVAPWGHRDRVVTPRDTDGRSWSPRLLYPMDHPKPKLRNDRIDWSRHVDAGDIVSRSLA